Proteins encoded within one genomic window of Fibrobacter sp. UWB16:
- a CDS encoding carbohydrate binding domain-containing protein yields the protein MKFPLLLLVAASFSFAQWGGGGGKSLNDYKKESVSGRDIHVYAPSNLAPKSPLLISCHGMDQDPNYQQSNTHWEAVADTAGFVVVYPRGGTGMSTWDISGDKDTKWVVQIIEQMVKEYDIDQKRVYLSGFSMGGMFTYHAMSKIADKIAAFAPTSGTNVMGASKAMRPVPIIHPHGTSDDVLNYSQVEGFIKNYRDQFHCPSQAEVQNNYPNSENRATMYTWGPCDEGVYIKHLKLEGRGHSPSKADVSDIWNFVKQYSLDGASITPSIEVPTNRDSVFNGSFSDSLKLAGWILQQHSGEGSLKLTEGKAEINVTKTGTNAYDVQMIQNGVHYEKGKSYKVTFDAYASAVRTLEVNIEKDTNPWTSYLGDAKTFDLGTEKKNFEIVFTMNEATDENGRVSFNAGLATGSVFIDNVVLSKVDGTIGIANDVRVLSGERTLDVYNMKGGFVCRLKGTRLGDVQSKLNSMKLEKGLYVVKKGSFNKIFSVK from the coding sequence ATGAAATTTCCTTTACTGCTTTTAGTAGCCGCATCGTTCTCTTTTGCCCAGTGGGGCGGCGGTGGCGGAAAATCGCTAAACGACTATAAAAAAGAATCGGTGTCGGGGAGAGATATCCACGTGTATGCGCCGAGCAATCTTGCACCCAAGAGCCCATTGCTCATTTCGTGCCATGGCATGGACCAAGACCCCAATTACCAGCAGTCCAATACGCATTGGGAAGCGGTTGCCGATACGGCGGGATTTGTCGTCGTGTATCCTAGAGGTGGGACAGGGATGAGTACCTGGGATATTAGCGGTGACAAGGATACAAAATGGGTGGTGCAAATTATCGAACAGATGGTCAAGGAATATGACATTGACCAAAAGCGTGTTTACCTTTCGGGATTCTCAATGGGGGGCATGTTCACTTACCATGCAATGAGCAAGATTGCAGATAAAATAGCGGCGTTTGCGCCAACATCTGGTACAAATGTGATGGGTGCGTCAAAGGCGATGCGTCCTGTGCCTATCATTCACCCGCATGGAACAAGTGACGATGTCTTGAATTACAGCCAGGTTGAAGGCTTTATCAAGAATTACCGTGATCAGTTCCATTGCCCGTCTCAGGCCGAAGTTCAAAATAATTACCCCAATAGTGAAAACAGGGCGACGATGTATACTTGGGGCCCTTGCGATGAAGGCGTTTATATTAAACACCTTAAGCTTGAAGGCCGTGGCCATAGCCCTTCCAAGGCCGATGTTTCTGACATCTGGAATTTCGTGAAACAGTATTCTTTGGATGGTGCCTCGATTACGCCGTCGATTGAAGTTCCTACAAACAGGGATTCCGTGTTTAACGGCTCTTTCTCGGATTCGCTTAAGCTTGCTGGCTGGATTTTGCAGCAACATAGCGGCGAAGGATCCTTGAAGTTGACTGAAGGCAAGGCCGAAATCAACGTGACCAAGACGGGTACGAATGCTTATGATGTACAAATGATTCAGAATGGCGTGCATTACGAAAAAGGTAAAAGTTACAAGGTGACTTTTGATGCCTATGCATCTGCGGTGAGAACGCTTGAAGTGAATATCGAAAAGGATACCAATCCGTGGACGAGTTATTTGGGCGATGCCAAAACATTTGATCTCGGTACCGAGAAAAAGAACTTTGAAATTGTGTTCACGATGAATGAGGCTACGGATGAAAATGGTCGTGTTTCCTTTAATGCAGGGCTTGCTACGGGCAGCGTGTTCATTGACAACGTTGTGCTTAGCAAAGTTGATGGCACGATTGGTATTGCAAACGATGTCCGCGTGCTCTCTGGCGAAAGAACGCTTGATGTCTACAATATGAAGGGTGGCTTTGTATGTCGGCTGAAGGGAACCCGTTTGGGCGATGTCCAGTCGAAATTGAATTCGATGAAGCTTGAAAAGGGCTTGTATGTTGTAAAGAAAGGCTCTTTCAACAAGATTTTCTCTGTGAAATAG
- a CDS encoding long-chain fatty acid--CoA ligase, which translates to MESLEFTSLPSMFFANCDRADFKGWHHRKNGEWIHYSKETLKRNTKALALALNSLGLKEKESVGIIAPSSPNWIIADIAVQLNHARVVPLFPNISSENFAYQSIDSNIKILIINSFEELDEPLYDLIPLFSKIICIDSESFLPDNGIYWDELLRRGLDALADPFRAKWIDNQLATTNPDDIFSIIYTSGSTGRPKGVELTHRNMLVQIQNIKPMFRFDIKKDTCLTILPVAHVLERMAVYFYTLSGVAIYFGDNPKNLSHILREVRPSIMIVVPRILERLYESMTTSSDRAKGIKRFLIKQAIKIAKIKDPNRRFEPLHWVFNRLVYKKMRNAVGGNFRMIISGSSALNKSILRFLLNIGLPVFEGYGMTECSPVVSANCKQAIKPGSIGKPLAHLDVKIGNCSEILVRGESVFKGYHNRPDLNSNIFTPDGFYHTGDQGYFDKDGFLYFTGRIKELLKTSTGKYVSPNPIELEITRHPLVEQALVIANDRKFASAIIWLNPVGARRMLKPQNEDYDVENALKSPLILNSINRHIEHINKKLNHWEQIRKWTLVGDELTIESGLLTPTLKIRRTVAEKRYAEQIEKMYE; encoded by the coding sequence ATGGAGTCGTTGGAATTTACATCTCTGCCGTCCATGTTCTTTGCGAACTGCGACAGAGCCGATTTTAAAGGATGGCATCACCGTAAGAACGGCGAGTGGATTCACTATTCCAAAGAAACACTCAAACGCAACACCAAGGCACTTGCACTCGCCTTAAATTCGCTCGGGCTAAAAGAAAAAGAAAGCGTCGGCATTATCGCGCCAAGTTCTCCAAACTGGATTATCGCAGACATCGCCGTTCAACTGAACCACGCACGCGTTGTACCGCTTTTTCCAAACATTTCATCGGAAAACTTTGCGTACCAGAGCATCGATAGCAATATCAAGATACTCATCATCAATTCTTTCGAAGAACTTGATGAACCTCTTTACGATTTAATACCCCTTTTTTCAAAAATCATTTGCATCGACAGTGAATCATTCCTCCCTGACAACGGAATTTACTGGGATGAACTCCTTAGACGAGGGCTTGATGCACTCGCTGATCCATTTCGTGCCAAATGGATAGACAACCAGCTTGCAACCACAAATCCTGATGACATTTTCAGCATCATTTATACAAGCGGTTCTACAGGACGCCCCAAAGGCGTTGAGCTAACGCACCGGAACATGTTGGTACAAATTCAGAACATCAAGCCGATGTTCCGATTCGACATCAAAAAAGACACATGTCTCACAATCCTACCGGTAGCACATGTTCTCGAACGCATGGCGGTCTATTTTTACACACTAAGCGGAGTTGCCATTTACTTTGGTGACAATCCCAAAAATCTTTCGCACATTCTGCGCGAAGTCCGCCCCTCCATCATGATTGTCGTCCCGCGCATTCTCGAGCGTCTTTACGAAAGCATGACGACATCCTCAGACCGCGCCAAAGGCATCAAGCGTTTCCTGATCAAGCAAGCCATTAAAATTGCAAAGATCAAAGACCCAAATAGGCGATTCGAACCACTCCATTGGGTATTCAATCGACTTGTCTACAAAAAAATGAGGAATGCTGTCGGTGGCAATTTCCGAATGATCATCTCGGGCAGCAGCGCCTTGAACAAGTCTATTTTGCGATTCCTTTTGAACATCGGCCTGCCCGTTTTCGAAGGCTACGGCATGACGGAATGTTCCCCCGTTGTTTCTGCAAATTGCAAACAAGCCATAAAGCCAGGATCCATCGGCAAGCCGCTAGCCCATCTCGATGTAAAAATCGGTAATTGCAGCGAAATCCTAGTTCGTGGAGAAAGCGTTTTTAAGGGCTACCACAATCGCCCCGACTTGAATAGCAACATTTTCACGCCCGATGGATTTTACCACACAGGGGATCAAGGCTACTTTGACAAAGATGGATTCCTTTATTTTACTGGACGCATCAAGGAACTGCTAAAAACAAGCACTGGTAAATACGTAAGCCCAAACCCCATCGAGCTTGAAATCACACGTCATCCGCTCGTAGAACAGGCGCTCGTCATTGCCAATGACCGCAAGTTTGCATCGGCCATAATCTGGCTAAACCCTGTAGGCGCCCGCCGTATGCTCAAACCGCAAAACGAAGATTACGATGTCGAAAACGCGCTAAAGTCGCCGCTAATTTTAAATTCCATCAATCGCCATATCGAGCACATCAACAAAAAGCTGAACCATTGGGAACAAATTCGCAAATGGACTCTGGTTGGCGATGAGCTCACAATTGAATCCGGGCTTTTGACGCCCACATTAAAAATTCGGCGCACCGTTGCTGAAAAACGGTACGCCGAACAAATCGAGAAAATGTACGAGTAA
- a CDS encoding HD domain-containing phosphohydrolase, whose translation MFVIYYLIAMCVFSGINACLLSYFYRRPLNTYFTAFFFSIVLADFGYLFLALSTTIEGAIVANKVCYLGACFLPLFLFLLICRLCSFNLSRWIKLALFLYSALVFALSCTVGFSDVFYESVRYVVLNGFGSYMPTYGPGHVLWNILLYFYMVANVVVIVIAAKKKRNVSYKTLIAIAALAFVSIGAFILARNMENDTLLMPLVYLIDEFVLLYVCALVKMHDVMNSVLESLEAENKAAYLAFSPKGLYFGCNDIATRYFPELLECRVDHCLPPDTEIAKIFKEGMTQLKGASGDKIYRFMYRESYYKAVMRNVLQNKKLQILLFRIEDETTIRRYIERLDANNTELAALIKNNKDQIRLFHNQMLVGMAEVVNNRDGFTGAHLKRTKEVVRILVSKMQKDPNLSYSKEFYDDMIAAAPMHDIGKIAIKDKVLCKPGKFTPEEFEEMKKHAQQGANIINNLLSNYNFQSKLFVDIAKNMAGYHHERWDGSGYPDGLKGENIPLEARVMAVADVYDALVSKRCYKEAFSFEDAYNIIDQSMGKHFDPSLKKYFDQSREELEEYYRKECAEERVEEKNTAPDNAAAEIEKN comes from the coding sequence ATGTTTGTTATCTATTACTTGATCGCCATGTGCGTCTTTTCAGGGATAAACGCCTGCCTGCTTTCGTATTTCTATCGCAGGCCGTTAAATACGTATTTTACGGCGTTTTTCTTCTCTATTGTCCTTGCCGATTTTGGGTACCTCTTCTTGGCTCTCTCGACAACGATTGAAGGCGCTATTGTCGCGAACAAAGTGTGCTATCTGGGCGCATGTTTCTTGCCGCTCTTCTTGTTCTTGCTGATTTGCCGTCTTTGCTCGTTCAATTTATCTAGATGGATTAAGCTTGCTTTGTTCCTGTACAGTGCTCTTGTCTTTGCGTTGTCTTGTACTGTAGGCTTTAGCGATGTATTCTATGAATCTGTACGCTATGTTGTCTTGAATGGCTTTGGCAGCTACATGCCGACATATGGCCCTGGACATGTCTTGTGGAATATCCTGCTGTACTTTTATATGGTGGCCAATGTCGTTGTCATTGTTATTGCCGCAAAGAAAAAACGCAATGTCAGCTATAAGACGTTGATTGCTATTGCCGCCTTGGCTTTTGTTTCGATCGGTGCTTTTATCCTTGCTCGCAACATGGAAAACGACACGTTGCTGATGCCGCTTGTCTACTTGATTGATGAGTTTGTATTGCTCTATGTCTGCGCCTTGGTAAAGATGCATGATGTCATGAATAGCGTGCTTGAATCGCTTGAAGCCGAAAATAAGGCGGCTTACTTGGCATTCTCTCCGAAGGGACTTTATTTTGGCTGTAACGATATTGCAACGCGCTATTTCCCGGAACTTTTGGAATGCCGTGTGGATCATTGCTTGCCGCCGGATACTGAGATCGCTAAGATTTTTAAGGAAGGCATGACGCAGCTGAAAGGCGCAAGTGGCGATAAGATTTACCGTTTTATGTATAGGGAAAGCTATTATAAGGCGGTGATGAGGAATGTTCTCCAGAACAAGAAATTGCAGATTTTGCTGTTCCGCATAGAAGACGAAACCACGATCCGACGTTACATCGAGCGTTTGGATGCGAATAATACGGAGCTTGCTGCCCTTATCAAGAATAACAAGGATCAGATTCGCTTGTTCCACAATCAGATGCTTGTGGGCATGGCCGAAGTCGTCAATAACAGGGATGGCTTTACCGGCGCGCATTTGAAGCGGACTAAGGAAGTCGTCCGTATCCTTGTCTCGAAAATGCAGAAAGACCCGAACTTGAGTTACTCGAAAGAATTTTATGATGATATGATTGCCGCGGCTCCGATGCATGATATTGGTAAAATTGCCATTAAGGATAAGGTGCTTTGCAAGCCGGGCAAATTTACGCCTGAAGAATTTGAAGAAATGAAGAAGCATGCCCAGCAGGGCGCTAACATTATTAATAACCTTCTCTCGAATTACAATTTCCAGAGCAAACTGTTTGTGGATATCGCTAAAAACATGGCCGGCTATCATCATGAACGTTGGGATGGCAGTGGTTATCCGGATGGCTTGAAGGGCGAAAATATTCCGCTGGAAGCACGTGTGATGGCTGTTGCGGACGTGTATGATGCTCTCGTGAGTAAGCGGTGCTACAAGGAAGCGTTCTCTTTTGAAGATGCCTATAATATCATCGATCAGTCGATGGGTAAGCATTTTGATCCGAGTCTCAAGAAGTATTTTGATCAGAGCCGTGAAGAGCTTGAAGAATATTACCGAAAGGAATGTGCAGAAGAAAGGGTTGAAGAGAAAAACACTGCTCCGGACAATGCTGCTGCCGAGATTGAGAAAAATTGA
- the serS gene encoding serine--tRNA ligase — protein MLDIKKIRENPEYYIAETEKKYTTVSLRDVLAVDNERRPLLTEVERLKSERNAQSKRIGELKKKGENADEAQAATRELGNKIDELDKKLKELDYKQTEMLMHVPNIAPRSPEGKDSSDNVVEKDGPIPFDYYTKNDDFARVDHKTLGERLGIFDFERGAKISGSGFPVYRGLGSRLERALIQFFLDEHQKAGFEEFTPPYLVTRNTMRGTGQLPKFEEDMYRCDKDDDLFLIPTAEVPLTNLYSGEVIPESELPKRICAYSACFRREAGSYGKDTRGLLRLHQFNKVEMVYFAHPEHSYEDHEELTRFGEKLLEKLGLPYHRLALCKGDLGFGAAKCYDLEVYAPVEKKWLEVSSCSNFEDYQARRANIKTKVNGKNVYLHTLNGSGLATPRVMVGICDNYQQKDGSLKIPEVLRPYMGGLEFITPKK, from the coding sequence ATGCTTGATATTAAAAAGATCCGTGAAAATCCGGAATATTATATTGCTGAAACCGAAAAGAAATATACGACAGTAAGCCTTCGTGACGTGCTCGCTGTCGATAACGAACGCCGCCCGCTCCTCACCGAAGTCGAACGCCTCAAGAGCGAACGCAACGCCCAGTCCAAGCGCATTGGCGAACTCAAGAAGAAGGGCGAAAACGCAGACGAAGCCCAGGCCGCAACACGCGAACTCGGCAACAAGATTGACGAACTCGACAAGAAGCTCAAGGAACTTGACTACAAGCAGACCGAAATGCTCATGCACGTTCCGAACATCGCTCCGCGTTCTCCGGAAGGCAAGGACTCCAGCGATAACGTTGTCGAAAAAGACGGCCCGATCCCGTTTGACTACTACACCAAGAACGATGACTTCGCCCGCGTCGACCACAAGACTCTCGGCGAACGCCTTGGCATTTTTGACTTTGAACGTGGCGCCAAGATATCCGGTTCCGGTTTCCCGGTCTACCGCGGTCTCGGCTCTCGTCTCGAACGCGCCCTCATCCAGTTCTTCCTCGACGAACACCAGAAGGCAGGCTTCGAAGAATTCACTCCGCCGTACCTCGTTACCCGCAACACCATGCGCGGCACGGGTCAGCTTCCGAAGTTCGAAGAAGACATGTACCGCTGCGACAAGGACGACGACCTGTTCCTCATCCCGACTGCAGAAGTTCCGCTCACGAACCTCTACTCTGGCGAAGTGATTCCGGAATCTGAACTTCCGAAGCGCATCTGCGCCTACTCTGCTTGCTTCCGCCGTGAAGCTGGTAGCTACGGCAAGGACACCCGCGGTCTCCTCCGCTTGCACCAGTTCAACAAGGTTGAAATGGTCTACTTCGCTCATCCGGAACACAGCTACGAAGACCACGAAGAACTCACCCGCTTCGGCGAAAAGCTCCTCGAAAAGCTCGGCCTCCCGTACCACCGCCTTGCACTCTGCAAGGGCGACCTCGGTTTCGGTGCAGCCAAGTGCTACGACCTCGAAGTTTACGCTCCGGTCGAAAAGAAGTGGCTCGAAGTCAGCTCCTGCTCGAACTTCGAAGACTACCAGGCACGCCGCGCCAACATCAAGACGAAGGTCAACGGCAAGAACGTCTACCTCCACACACTTAACGGCTCTGGCCTCGCCACTCCGCGCGTGATGGTCGGCATCTGCGACAACTACCAGCAGAAAGACGGCTCGCTCAAGATTCCTGAAGTGCTGCGTCCGTACATGGGTGGGCTTGAGTTCATCACCCCGAAGAAGTAA
- a CDS encoding phosphoglycerate dehydrogenase, whose amino-acid sequence MATIKTMNNISKKGLGLFGPFYQISDSIENPDAILVRSAQVDTDNYDGLLAVARAGAGVNNITIDKASAKGICVFNTPGANANAVAELVMTVLGMAVRNADKAAAWVKNLDVNDPDLAKTVESGKKKFAGMELAGKTLGVVGLGKIGVLVANYARWKNMRVIAYEPYPNANNMHELSNKVEIADLDTVIANSDFLTVHVPFIKGVTENLLNKKNLAQFKGSYIMNFARGGIVEMDPVNEMLASGSLQGYLCDFPTAELIKNDKVTCFPHLGASTEEAEENCAVMAVEELKDYIEYGCVRNSVNFPALVDHPHAGIKSRVVVINQDVPNMISEITKVFGAEGINIASFSNKSNGKIGYNLVDVESKVDDSIVEKLSKLDKVIKVRVIHF is encoded by the coding sequence ATGGCAACTATTAAGACAATGAACAACATTTCCAAGAAAGGCTTGGGCTTGTTTGGCCCGTTCTACCAGATTTCCGATTCTATCGAAAATCCGGATGCTATCTTGGTGCGTTCTGCTCAGGTCGATACGGATAATTACGATGGCCTTTTGGCAGTCGCTCGCGCCGGTGCTGGCGTGAACAACATCACGATTGACAAAGCTTCTGCAAAGGGCATTTGCGTGTTCAACACTCCGGGTGCAAACGCAAACGCTGTTGCTGAACTCGTGATGACCGTGCTCGGCATGGCTGTCCGTAACGCTGACAAGGCTGCTGCTTGGGTCAAGAATCTCGATGTGAACGATCCGGATCTCGCCAAGACTGTTGAAAGCGGCAAGAAGAAGTTTGCTGGTATGGAACTTGCCGGCAAGACTCTCGGTGTTGTTGGCCTCGGCAAGATCGGTGTGCTCGTTGCTAACTATGCCCGTTGGAAGAACATGCGCGTGATCGCTTACGAACCGTATCCGAACGCAAACAACATGCATGAACTTTCTAACAAGGTCGAAATTGCTGACCTCGACACCGTGATTGCAAATTCTGACTTCCTCACGGTTCACGTCCCGTTCATCAAGGGCGTTACCGAAAATCTCCTCAACAAGAAGAACCTCGCTCAGTTCAAGGGTTCTTACATCATGAACTTTGCTCGTGGCGGCATTGTTGAAATGGATCCGGTGAACGAAATGCTCGCTTCTGGTTCCCTCCAGGGCTACCTCTGCGACTTCCCGACTGCAGAACTCATCAAGAACGACAAGGTCACTTGCTTCCCGCACCTCGGCGCTTCTACTGAAGAAGCTGAAGAAAACTGCGCAGTCATGGCTGTTGAAGAATTGAAGGACTACATCGAATACGGTTGCGTCCGCAATTCCGTGAACTTCCCGGCACTTGTCGATCATCCGCATGCAGGCATCAAGAGCCGCGTGGTCGTGATCAACCAGGACGTTCCGAACATGATTTCTGAAATCACGAAGGTGTTCGGTGCTGAAGGTATCAACATTGCTTCTTTCAGCAACAAGAGCAATGGCAAGATCGGTTACAACCTCGTTGACGTTGAAAGCAAGGTCGATGATTCCATCGTCGAAAAGCTCTCCAAGCTCGACAAGGTCATCAAGGTCCGCGTGATCCACTTCTAA
- a CDS encoding HD domain-containing phosphohydrolase — protein MFVLSAVNLAVLSLRFQNQRNNYVYYVFYAILVANFGHWLLGFSESVEGAIIANKVNYLGGSFLPMFMFFALLQICKMSIPKWLHLSLIVMSFTICALAMTVGYFPAYYKTVEYVVQAGVGNYVATYGWAHGLFNAFLIGFVILDIWIIVKALLSQKMVSLKNIIAMIVGEIATILSFFLARYLGSDMLIMPLLYVFDQILLLYICSNVKWYDITECVIESIETESSCAYMSFSIDGAYLGANRIAMDFFPELAKMRVDAHLKGETELQQLIMSWIEKYRKSKILTDYCQMTEFNHSGRHYKCEVKVLRQVHGRNVFLFRIEDDTQEQQYIDALGRSNSMLQKNMVKTENEKLSEQEKLIVGMVQMAESRAEKDMAGHIKRTSEVVKILVSMMRKKGFEDLSDKFLDVLIAAAPMYDLGKMAIDEAVLRNEGRYNIDDYEIMKTHAEKGANIIEKLLSDVKDNYFVRVAKNMALYHHERWDGTGYPEQRSGESIPMEARIMALADVYDALVSKRCYKERMSFREARDVILASMGKQFDPQLKDSFLECQDQLMDYYCSVDH, from the coding sequence ATGTTTGTTTTGTCCGCTGTCAATTTGGCAGTGCTGTCCCTCCGTTTTCAAAATCAGCGGAACAATTACGTTTATTACGTCTTCTACGCAATACTTGTAGCTAATTTTGGCCATTGGCTGTTGGGCTTTTCGGAATCTGTTGAAGGAGCCATTATCGCTAACAAGGTGAACTACCTTGGCGGGTCCTTCCTCCCGATGTTCATGTTCTTTGCGCTTTTGCAGATCTGCAAGATGAGTATTCCTAAATGGTTGCACTTGTCTTTGATTGTCATGAGTTTTACAATTTGCGCACTGGCTATGACGGTCGGATATTTCCCGGCGTATTACAAGACTGTGGAATATGTGGTCCAGGCTGGTGTCGGTAACTATGTGGCGACTTATGGATGGGCTCATGGCTTGTTCAATGCCTTCTTGATTGGATTTGTTATCCTGGACATCTGGATTATTGTAAAGGCTCTCCTCAGTCAGAAAATGGTGTCGCTGAAGAATATCATTGCGATGATTGTCGGCGAAATTGCAACCATCCTCTCGTTCTTCCTGGCGCGCTATTTGGGGAGTGACATGCTCATTATGCCACTACTGTATGTGTTTGACCAAATTCTTTTGCTCTACATTTGCAGTAACGTCAAATGGTACGATATTACGGAATGTGTGATTGAATCCATTGAAACGGAAAGTTCCTGTGCGTATATGTCATTCTCGATTGATGGCGCGTATCTTGGTGCCAACCGTATCGCAATGGACTTTTTCCCGGAACTTGCCAAGATGAGAGTGGACGCTCATCTGAAGGGCGAAACCGAGTTGCAGCAACTCATCATGTCCTGGATTGAAAAGTACAGAAAGTCCAAGATACTGACGGATTACTGCCAAATGACTGAATTCAATCATTCGGGCCGCCATTACAAGTGCGAGGTCAAGGTCTTGAGGCAGGTGCATGGCCGCAATGTTTTCTTGTTCAGAATTGAAGACGATACGCAGGAACAGCAGTACATTGATGCCCTTGGCCGTAGCAATTCCATGTTGCAGAAGAACATGGTGAAAACGGAAAATGAAAAACTCTCGGAACAGGAAAAGCTGATTGTCGGTATGGTGCAGATGGCCGAAAGTCGTGCCGAAAAGGACATGGCTGGTCATATCAAGCGTACAAGTGAAGTCGTAAAGATACTTGTATCGATGATGCGCAAGAAGGGCTTTGAAGACCTGTCCGATAAGTTTCTTGATGTGCTTATCGCAGCTGCGCCGATGTATGACCTTGGCAAGATGGCGATTGACGAAGCCGTTCTCCGTAATGAGGGGCGCTATAATATAGACGATTATGAGATTATGAAAACTCATGCGGAGAAGGGGGCTAACATCATTGAAAAACTCCTTTCCGATGTGAAGGACAATTATTTTGTGCGTGTCGCCAAGAATATGGCGTTATACCATCATGAACGTTGGGATGGCACTGGTTATCCGGAACAGCGTTCTGGGGAAAGCATCCCGATGGAAGCTAGAATCATGGCTTTGGCAGATGTGTACGATGCCTTGGTGAGCAAGCGCTGCTATAAGGAAAGAATGTCGTTTAGGGAAGCTCGCGATGTGATTCTCGCGTCGATGGGGAAGCAGTTTGATCCGCAACTGAAGGATAGTTTCTTGGAATGCCAAGATCAGCTGATGGATTACTATTGTTCCGTAGATCATTGA
- the ispG gene encoding (E)-4-hydroxy-3-methylbut-2-enyl-diphosphate synthase — translation MLDFTTLPYVDDRFKAVRRETVQVRVGEALIGGNAPILVQSMTTTKPKDVDETVRQTLALAKAGCGLVRITTPTFADAAGLEDVMKRVRAAGCTVPVSADIHFQPKAAFEALKWVEKVRINPGNFVDTGILTLDQQTDKLFDEGKEKVAEAFTPFVQEAKRLGRAIRIGVNHGSLSARMIYRYGDTVEGMVESALEYLAVCEAEHFDQVVLSLKSSNPRVAIAAYRLLAARLKQENFKPYPFHVGVTEAGAGADGRLKSAAGIGALLLDGLADTIRVSLTEDPVAEVPVAQDLIEACELKADAPKFEVPVFKKDPYHYERRESSVVKIAGVEIGGSLPVKVGVKSDAASLTGERRGPEFALAGFDASAGANIVTFKDAMDVAGFAANSASVPAGSIFCYTGSDMVYGVRALASALAAADRKDPILLYAKIGSSDKDMLRVSADFGSLLTDGLGDAVVIDGYKGAKESVALAFDILQAAACRRSKTNFISCPGCGRTLYDIRTVLGKIKERFGHLQDISIAVMGCIVNGPGEMADADFGYVGGGPGRITLFEGKTAVKKNIPEENAIEELVNLLKEKGRWVEP, via the coding sequence ATGCTAGATTTTACTACACTTCCGTATGTTGATGACCGTTTTAAGGCGGTTCGCAGGGAAACTGTTCAGGTCCGCGTAGGCGAGGCCTTGATAGGGGGCAACGCCCCCATTTTAGTTCAATCCATGACGACGACCAAGCCGAAGGACGTGGACGAAACCGTTCGCCAGACGCTTGCTCTTGCTAAGGCAGGATGTGGCTTGGTTCGCATCACGACTCCGACTTTTGCCGATGCTGCAGGGCTTGAAGATGTCATGAAGCGCGTGCGCGCAGCTGGTTGCACGGTGCCTGTTTCTGCAGACATCCACTTCCAGCCGAAAGCTGCATTTGAAGCGCTCAAGTGGGTTGAAAAGGTCCGCATCAATCCGGGTAACTTTGTGGATACCGGTATTTTGACGCTCGACCAGCAGACGGACAAGTTGTTTGACGAAGGCAAGGAAAAGGTTGCCGAAGCATTTACGCCGTTTGTGCAGGAGGCTAAGCGCCTCGGCCGTGCGATTCGCATTGGCGTGAATCACGGCTCGCTTTCGGCACGTATGATTTACCGCTATGGCGACACCGTGGAAGGCATGGTGGAAAGCGCCTTGGAATATTTGGCAGTTTGCGAAGCTGAACATTTTGACCAGGTGGTCTTGAGCCTCAAGTCGAGCAATCCGCGTGTGGCTATTGCCGCTTATCGTTTGCTCGCTGCACGCTTGAAGCAGGAAAACTTCAAGCCGTATCCGTTCCACGTGGGTGTGACGGAAGCGGGTGCCGGTGCAGATGGTCGTTTGAAGTCTGCTGCTGGCATTGGCGCTTTGTTGCTCGACGGCCTTGCCGATACGATTCGCGTTTCGCTTACCGAAGATCCGGTGGCCGAAGTTCCTGTTGCCCAGGACTTGATTGAAGCTTGCGAACTCAAGGCTGATGCTCCGAAGTTTGAAGTGCCGGTGTTCAAGAAGGACCCGTATCATTATGAACGTCGCGAATCTTCTGTGGTGAAGATTGCTGGCGTGGAAATTGGCGGTAGCCTTCCGGTGAAGGTGGGCGTGAAGTCTGATGCTGCAAGCCTTACGGGTGAACGCCGTGGTCCTGAATTTGCTTTGGCTGGCTTCGATGCTTCTGCAGGTGCTAACATCGTGACGTTCAAGGACGCTATGGATGTGGCTGGCTTTGCTGCAAATTCGGCAAGCGTTCCGGCAGGCTCGATTTTCTGCTACACGGGTAGCGACATGGTCTATGGCGTGCGTGCGCTTGCTTCTGCTTTGGCAGCCGCTGACCGCAAGGACCCGATTCTGCTTTATGCAAAGATTGGTAGCTCGGACAAGGATATGCTCCGCGTTTCCGCTGACTTTGGAAGCCTCTTGACGGATGGCCTTGGCGATGCAGTCGTGATTGACGGCTACAAGGGCGCTAAGGAATCTGTTGCACTCGCATTTGATATTTTGCAGGCGGCCGCGTGCCGCCGCAGCAAGACGAACTTTATCAGCTGCCCGGGCTGCGGCCGCACGCTGTACGACATTCGCACGGTGCTTGGCAAGATTAAGGAACGCTTTGGTCACTTGCAGGATATTTCCATCGCCGTGATGGGCTGCATTGTGAACGGCCCGGGCGAAATGGCGGACGCCGACTTCGGCTACGTCGGAGGTGGCCCCGGCCGCATTACGCTTTTTGAAGGCAAGACCGCAGTGAAGAAGAACATCCCTGAAGAGAACGCGATTGAAGAACTCGTGAATCTTCTCAAGGAAAAAGGTCGCTGGGTGGAACCGTAA